A single window of Nitrospira lenta DNA harbors:
- a CDS encoding B12-binding domain-containing radical SAM protein yields the protein MSSSGLVQIDGLSPIKKEDRKTSKVMLLFPPEWVPTAPYLALPSLTAVLREAGHTVVQRDINIEMYDHFFTMEFLIWVKARLGMQLKPLQDKEKAGTLTDRETDQKAVIEQAYAVDVFDLAERAEDAKLVVRGERFYEAETLELALNTFREAMQYISAAYYPASLVFYPMESNLGYRPGVSKEVFACLDDEQVNVYRDICNQLVLPSVSKEKPDVVGISIGTQMQLLAGMTFCKMIKETFPHIKVVVGGNVITRLQEELPHHERFFTDVFDAAILYEGEHALLWYIEALNGQRALESVPNLMYRHADGVKQSKEVYTEKTAALPLPDFDGLPLDHYFVPERIIPYLATRGCYWGRCTFCDHGQGYFDQYRGMTAQHVIEQVTALRDKYQCKHFLFSDESYPPALFKKVSQLLVEQNTGIKWTTLIRFEETLQDQAVWDLAAKAGCCTLYYGMESANERVLNLMDKHAKKSVIQNNLHQASKAGIWNHVMAFYGFPGETKDEALETRQFVIDNQPVIHSVELFYFVAYRHTPMVRNPEKFGITIHKQEEYDLPLDYYYTLNEPSTLSCLDAMQMCEEFYKNDFQPWAVRVNSREHVFLYISKFGTNKLPQIYAKQQVAVGAAEGVSGLVTWPVSQSEGEDGMSRVTSHDVG from the coding sequence ATGAGTAGCTCCGGACTCGTCCAGATAGACGGTTTGTCTCCGATCAAGAAAGAGGATCGGAAGACTTCGAAGGTGATGCTGCTGTTTCCGCCCGAGTGGGTGCCGACGGCGCCCTATTTGGCGCTGCCGTCGCTGACGGCGGTGCTGCGGGAGGCCGGTCATACGGTCGTGCAGCGGGACATCAACATCGAGATGTACGATCACTTCTTCACGATGGAGTTTCTGATCTGGGTGAAGGCCAGGCTCGGCATGCAGCTCAAGCCGCTGCAAGACAAAGAAAAGGCCGGGACGCTCACGGACCGGGAGACGGATCAGAAGGCGGTCATCGAGCAGGCTTATGCGGTGGATGTGTTTGACCTGGCCGAGCGGGCGGAGGATGCCAAGCTGGTCGTGCGCGGCGAACGGTTCTACGAAGCCGAGACGCTGGAGCTGGCGCTCAATACCTTCCGTGAGGCGATGCAGTACATCTCCGCCGCCTACTATCCGGCCTCGCTCGTCTTCTATCCGATGGAAAGCAACCTGGGCTATCGTCCGGGCGTATCCAAGGAAGTCTTTGCCTGTCTCGACGACGAGCAGGTGAATGTCTATCGTGATATCTGCAATCAGCTCGTGCTGCCGTCCGTGAGTAAAGAGAAGCCGGATGTGGTCGGCATCTCCATCGGCACGCAGATGCAACTGCTGGCGGGCATGACCTTTTGCAAAATGATCAAGGAGACGTTCCCGCACATCAAGGTGGTGGTCGGGGGAAACGTCATCACGCGGTTGCAGGAAGAGCTGCCGCATCACGAGCGGTTTTTCACTGATGTGTTCGACGCGGCGATTCTCTACGAAGGCGAGCATGCGCTGCTCTGGTATATCGAGGCGTTGAACGGTCAGCGGGCGCTGGAGTCGGTGCCGAATCTGATGTATCGCCATGCCGACGGCGTGAAGCAGAGCAAGGAAGTCTATACGGAGAAGACGGCGGCGCTGCCGCTGCCGGATTTCGACGGCCTGCCGCTGGATCACTATTTTGTCCCGGAGCGGATCATTCCCTATCTGGCGACGCGCGGCTGCTACTGGGGGCGCTGCACATTCTGCGATCACGGGCAGGGCTACTTCGATCAATACCGCGGGATGACGGCGCAACATGTGATCGAGCAGGTGACGGCGCTGCGCGACAAGTACCAGTGCAAACACTTCCTCTTCAGCGACGAATCCTATCCGCCGGCGCTGTTCAAGAAAGTGTCGCAGCTGCTGGTGGAGCAGAATACCGGGATCAAGTGGACGACGCTCATCCGCTTTGAAGAAACGCTACAGGATCAGGCGGTCTGGGATCTGGCGGCGAAGGCCGGTTGCTGCACGCTCTACTACGGGATGGAGTCGGCGAACGAGCGCGTGCTGAATCTCATGGACAAGCATGCGAAGAAGAGCGTGATTCAGAATAATCTCCACCAGGCTTCGAAGGCGGGGATCTGGAACCATGTGATGGCTTTCTACGGTTTCCCCGGCGAGACGAAGGACGAGGCGCTGGAGACGCGGCAGTTCGTTATCGATAACCAGCCGGTGATTCATTCCGTCGAACTCTTCTACTTCGTGGCCTACCGGCACACGCCGATGGTGCGCAACCCGGAGAAGTTCGGCATCACGATTCACAAGCAGGAGGAGTACGACCTGCCGCTGGACTACTACTACACGCTGAACGAGCCGAGCACCCTGTCGTGCCTCGACGCGATGCAGATGTGCGAAGAGTTCTACAAAAACGATTTCCAGCCCTGGGCGGTGCGCGTGAACTCCCGCGAGCACGTGTTCCTCTACATCTCCAAGTTCGGCACGAACAAGCTGCCGCAAATCTACGCCAAGCAGCAGGTTGCGGTCGGCGCGGCGGAAGGTGTGTCAGGCCTTGTCACTTGGCCGGTTTCTCAATCAGAGGGCGAGGATGGAATGAGCCGGGTGACGTCTCATGACGTGGGGTGA